A genomic segment from Nicotiana sylvestris chromosome 1, ASM39365v2, whole genome shotgun sequence encodes:
- the LOC138891163 gene encoding secreted RxLR effector protein 161-like: protein MKYWSDGTIERFEVRLVLIGYTKQESIDFTKIFSPVVKMTTREFVLDLLKEYTCIEYGAICSPLDPTIKLKAKEGTPLEDPTYYRKMMDKLNFLTNTRLDIAFGVQHLNQFMQEPKEPQLKAAYHVLRYLKGDPTLGVSMSNDADLSVRAYYDSDWASCPDSRRSVSGYIVLLGSSPLSWISKKHDIVSLSSAEAEYKSLRKVVGELI from the exons ATGAAGTACTGGTCAGATGGTACAATAGAAAGGTTCGAAGTCAGGTTGGTTTTGATAGGTTACACTAAGCAGGAGAGTATAGACTTCACAAAAATCTTTTCCCCAGTGGTAAAGATGACTACG AGGGAATTTGTTTTAGACTTGTTGAAGGAGTACACTTGTATAGAATATGGTGCCATTTGTTCTCCTCTTGATCCTACTATAAAGTTGAAGGCCAAGGAGGGTACACCATTGGAAGATCCTACTTACTACAGAAAGATGATGGACAAATTAAACTTTCTTACTAACACAAGACTAGACATAGCCTTTGGAGTGCAACACTTGAACCAGTTTATGCAAGAACCTAAGGAACCTCAACTGAAGGCAGCCTATCATGTATTGAGATATCTCAAGGGTGATCCCACTTTGGGAGTCTCTATGTCTAATGATGCAGATTTGTCTGTTAGAGCATATTATGACTCTGATTGGGCTTCATGCCCAGACTCAAGAAGGTCTGTGAGTGGGTACATTGTGCTGCTAGGAAGCAGTCCTCTCAGTTGGATATCTAAAAAGCATGATATTGTTTCACTATCTTCAGCAGAGGCAGAGTACAAGTCACTTAGGAAAGTGGTTGGTGAATTGATCTGA